A region from the Corallococcus soli genome encodes:
- a CDS encoding 5-formyltetrahydrofolate cyclo-ligase produces MSETAVETAAGAAEKKVSLREELTARRKAMTNDLIDERGLKVQSRFLASPYYQKARTVALYAPIRGEVPTRDILIAALQDEKIVCYPLSHVHGRILAFRAIKSESELEPGRLGVREPTNASELIAVDQIDLFVVPGLGFSPDGKRLGRGGGYYDATLKAASARSRRVGLAFGDQIVQALPTTPDDVDMDQIVTESQTLRGLCRDWDFLDT; encoded by the coding sequence GTGAGCGAGACTGCGGTGGAGACGGCGGCGGGGGCGGCGGAGAAGAAGGTATCGCTTCGTGAGGAACTGACGGCGCGCCGGAAGGCGATGACCAACGACCTCATTGATGAGCGGGGCCTGAAGGTTCAGTCTCGATTCCTGGCATCGCCCTACTATCAGAAGGCACGAACGGTGGCGCTCTATGCCCCCATCCGGGGCGAAGTGCCCACCCGGGACATCCTCATCGCGGCCCTGCAGGACGAGAAGATCGTCTGCTATCCGCTGTCCCACGTCCACGGGCGCATCCTGGCCTTCCGGGCCATCAAGTCGGAGAGCGAACTGGAGCCGGGACGCCTGGGCGTCCGGGAGCCCACGAACGCCTCCGAACTGATCGCCGTGGATCAGATCGACCTGTTCGTGGTGCCGGGCCTGGGCTTCAGCCCGGATGGCAAGCGGCTGGGACGCGGGGGCGGCTACTACGACGCGACCCTCAAGGCGGCCAGCGCGCGCAGCCGCCGGGTGGGGTTGGCCTTCGGCGACCAGATCGTCCAGGCGCTGCCCACGACCCCGGACGACGTGGACATGGACCAGATCGTCACGGAGAGCCAGACCCTGCGCGGCCTGTGCCGTGACTGGGACTTCCTCGACACCTGA
- a CDS encoding serine/threonine-protein kinase: MTAPTPAPKPAKIFGNYEILSMLGKGGMAEVYRARVRSGPHEGWTVALKRLLPALTRDPASVDLFAREAHLSRQLDHPNIVKVLDAGMLEDVSFLVMDLVDGRDLGHILRRCKARGIPLPVDFAVYLAKVLLEALAYAHTATGPEGEPLGIVHCDVSPSNLFISRVGEIKLGDFGVSRVLVDGKLQGGEVLGKPYYLSPESLQGAVTPEADLWAASVVLYELLTLGRPFTGTSPEEVFAGILSRDYRRLSEVRPDVPKALDAVLARAFAENPEDRFPSAEEYAQALAPHYDERVGTPLAIAAVVRGLFGTTDQVPTIPDSALGRSSDTSE, translated from the coding sequence GTGACCGCGCCGACCCCCGCGCCGAAGCCCGCGAAGATCTTCGGCAACTACGAAATCCTGTCGATGCTGGGCAAGGGCGGCATGGCCGAGGTGTACCGCGCGCGCGTGCGCTCCGGGCCCCACGAGGGGTGGACGGTGGCGCTCAAGCGGCTGCTGCCCGCGCTCACCCGGGACCCGGCGTCGGTGGACCTGTTCGCGCGCGAGGCGCACCTGTCGCGCCAGCTGGACCACCCCAACATCGTGAAGGTGTTGGACGCGGGCATGCTGGAGGACGTGTCCTTCCTGGTGATGGACCTGGTGGACGGGCGCGACCTGGGCCACATCCTGCGCCGGTGCAAGGCCCGCGGCATCCCGCTGCCCGTCGACTTCGCGGTGTACCTGGCGAAGGTGTTGCTGGAGGCGCTCGCGTACGCGCACACCGCCACCGGACCGGAGGGCGAGCCGCTGGGCATCGTCCACTGCGACGTGTCCCCGTCCAACCTGTTCATCTCGCGGGTGGGGGAGATAAAGCTGGGCGACTTCGGCGTGTCGCGCGTGCTGGTGGACGGCAAGCTCCAGGGCGGTGAGGTGCTGGGCAAGCCGTACTACCTGTCCCCGGAGTCGCTGCAGGGCGCGGTGACGCCGGAGGCGGACCTGTGGGCCGCGAGCGTCGTGCTCTACGAGCTGCTCACGCTGGGGCGCCCCTTCACCGGCACGTCGCCTGAAGAGGTGTTCGCGGGCATCCTGTCGCGCGACTACCGGCGGCTCAGCGAGGTGCGACCGGACGTCCCCAAGGCGCTGGACGCCGTCCTGGCGCGCGCCTTCGCGGAGAACCCCGAGGACCGCTTCCCTTCCGCGGAGGAGTACGCGCAGGCCCTGGCGCCCCACTATGACGAGCGCGTGGGCACGCCCCTGGCCATCGCGGCGGTGGTGCGCGGCCTGTTCGGCACCACCGACCAGGTGCCGACGATTCCCGACTCCGCGCTCGGCCGCTCCAGCGACACCTCCGAGTAG
- a CDS encoding cysteine desulfurase family protein has translation MIYWDHNAAAPVRAEVGALLARAFTQGGFGNASSVHGGGREARGRLDAARAKVARLLGCEPKEVCFTASGSEADALALLGAYAARPVKERRRVVGSTVEHPALLGALTHLEREGAQVVRLSPDATGRVPLEAVLEALTPDTALCSLMWANNETGVLQPVAEAARACRQRGILFHTDAVQAAGKVPLTLREVDADLLSLSAHKFGGPQGVGVLVVRKGVDVRALTPGHQEGGRRGGTQNVPYAEALALALELAAKDQAAVAERVGALRDGFEHQVLMRLPGVTVNGAGAPRVPNTSNLRFDGVEGEALLMALDLEGICASSGAACASGTLSPSHVLRAMGLSPAQARGSLRFSLGPTTTAAEVTRVVEALCTHVPRVRALEASSIVA, from the coding sequence GTGATCTACTGGGACCACAACGCCGCCGCGCCGGTGCGGGCGGAGGTGGGCGCGCTGCTCGCGAGGGCCTTCACGCAGGGCGGCTTCGGCAACGCGTCCAGCGTGCACGGCGGAGGACGCGAGGCCCGGGGCCGGCTGGACGCGGCGCGGGCGAAGGTGGCGCGGCTGCTCGGCTGCGAACCCAAGGAGGTGTGCTTCACCGCCTCCGGCAGCGAGGCGGACGCGCTCGCGCTGCTGGGCGCGTACGCGGCCCGGCCGGTGAAGGAGCGCCGCCGGGTGGTGGGCTCGACGGTGGAGCACCCCGCCCTGCTGGGAGCGCTCACCCACCTGGAGCGCGAGGGCGCCCAGGTGGTGAGGCTGTCGCCCGACGCCACCGGCCGCGTGCCGCTGGAGGCCGTGCTGGAGGCGCTCACCCCGGACACGGCGCTGTGTTCCCTGATGTGGGCCAACAACGAGACGGGCGTGCTCCAGCCGGTGGCGGAGGCAGCGCGAGCGTGCCGGCAGCGCGGCATCCTGTTCCACACCGACGCCGTGCAGGCCGCGGGCAAGGTGCCGCTCACGCTGCGCGAGGTGGACGCGGACCTGCTCTCGCTGTCGGCGCACAAGTTCGGTGGCCCCCAGGGCGTGGGCGTGCTGGTGGTGCGCAAGGGCGTGGACGTGCGAGCGCTGACGCCCGGGCACCAGGAAGGTGGCCGCCGGGGAGGCACGCAGAACGTGCCCTACGCCGAAGCCCTGGCGCTGGCCCTGGAGCTGGCCGCGAAGGACCAGGCCGCCGTCGCGGAGCGCGTCGGCGCCCTGCGCGACGGCTTCGAACACCAGGTGCTCATGCGACTGCCGGGCGTGACGGTGAACGGGGCCGGGGCCCCGCGCGTGCCCAACACCAGCAACCTGCGCTTCGACGGCGTTGAAGGCGAAGCGCTCCTGATGGCCCTGGACCTGGAAGGCATCTGCGCGTCGTCGGGCGCGGCCTGCGCGTCCGGAACGCTGTCCCCGTCACACGTGCTGCGCGCGATGGGCCTGTCCCCTGCCCAGGCGCGCGGCAGCCTGCGCTTCAGCCTGGGGCCCACCACCACCGCCGCGGAGGTGACGCGCGTGGTGGAAGCCCTGTGCACGCACGTCCCCCGCGTGCGCGCCCTGGAAGCCTCCTCCATCGTCGCCTGA
- a CDS encoding DHH family phosphoesterase, with protein sequence MPVTPSLQSRRSQLPAGSELTEPPPARLANLPAVEKLGRLLRVAKGHRRALILTHDNPDPDSMAAAVSLAYLLERKAGVEAHVGYGGIIGRAENIAFVRVLRLPVSHVSQLDLSEYDLFGLVDTQPPVRNHSLPARYRADIVVDHHPLREESLQSPFADVGGDFGATSTMLVEYLRAARLEPSVEIATALFYGIKADTRDLGRETTDTDVDSYLWLFPRCDKSMLGQIEHPEVPARFFQLFHTSIEKAKVYGTAIITDLEEVYSPDMVAEVAERMMFLEGMKWSLAYGTFRNQLFLSLRVKDRRMNAGRLIRELCEDLGGSSGGHGSMAGARLPLSGSANKRKALKRDLVARFLEAFGVAEERPVSLLSAQDT encoded by the coding sequence ATGCCCGTGACCCCTTCTCTCCAAAGCCGCCGCTCCCAGCTTCCCGCCGGCAGCGAGCTTACGGAGCCTCCGCCAGCCCGTCTGGCGAACCTTCCGGCCGTCGAAAAGCTGGGCCGCCTGCTGCGCGTGGCCAAGGGCCACCGCCGGGCGCTCATCCTGACGCACGACAACCCGGACCCCGACTCCATGGCCGCCGCCGTGTCGCTCGCGTACCTGCTGGAGCGCAAGGCCGGCGTGGAGGCCCACGTGGGCTACGGCGGCATCATCGGCCGGGCGGAGAACATCGCCTTCGTGCGGGTGCTGCGGCTGCCGGTGTCGCACGTCTCCCAGTTGGACCTCTCCGAGTACGACCTGTTCGGCCTGGTGGACACCCAGCCGCCGGTGCGCAACCACTCGCTGCCCGCGCGCTATCGCGCCGACATCGTGGTGGACCACCACCCGCTGCGTGAGGAGAGCCTCCAGTCGCCCTTCGCGGACGTGGGCGGTGATTTCGGCGCCACGTCCACGATGCTGGTGGAGTACCTGCGGGCCGCGCGCCTGGAGCCGTCCGTGGAGATCGCCACCGCGCTCTTCTACGGCATCAAGGCGGACACGCGGGACCTGGGCCGGGAGACGACCGACACGGACGTGGACAGCTACCTGTGGCTGTTCCCCCGCTGTGACAAGTCGATGCTGGGGCAGATAGAGCACCCGGAGGTGCCCGCCCGCTTCTTCCAGCTCTTCCACACGTCCATCGAGAAGGCCAAGGTCTACGGCACCGCCATCATCACGGACCTGGAGGAGGTCTACTCCCCGGACATGGTGGCGGAGGTCGCCGAGCGGATGATGTTCCTCGAAGGGATGAAGTGGTCCCTGGCGTACGGGACGTTCCGCAACCAGCTCTTCCTCAGCCTGCGCGTGAAGGACCGGCGCATGAACGCGGGCCGCCTCATCCGCGAGCTGTGCGAGGACCTGGGCGGCTCGTCCGGCGGCCACGGCAGCATGGCCGGCGCGCGGCTCCCGCTCTCCGGCAGCGCCAACAAGCGCAAGGCGCTCAAGCGCGACCTGGTGGCGCGCTTCCTTGAAGCCTTCGGCGTCGCCGAGGAGCGGCCGGTGTCGCTGCTGTCCGCGCAGGACACGTGA
- a CDS encoding deoxyribonuclease IV: protein MRIGAHESIAGGVSQAFQRAEAHGAKALQIFTKNARGWSAPALTEDEARAFRAEARRAGLPVIAHGSYLVNLAGEVPEAREKSLACVTEELTRCERLGIPLLILHPGSHPDTARGLERIAHGLDEVHRRCPGFQARICLEVTAGQGHALGWRFEHLEDILGRVKEEDRLSVCLDTCHLFAAGYDLSTKRGYEAVMAECDRRVSLSRVAAFHLNDCKKPLGCRVDRHEEPGKGTIGLTAFRCLMKDPRFVDTIGVLETPFPERYGENIRLLESLCRRK from the coding sequence GTGCGAATCGGGGCTCACGAATCCATCGCCGGAGGCGTGAGCCAGGCCTTCCAGCGCGCCGAAGCCCATGGCGCGAAGGCCCTGCAGATCTTCACGAAGAACGCGCGGGGCTGGAGCGCCCCCGCGCTGACGGAGGACGAGGCGCGGGCCTTCCGCGCCGAGGCCCGTCGCGCGGGCCTCCCCGTCATCGCCCACGGCAGCTACCTGGTGAACCTGGCCGGCGAGGTACCCGAGGCCCGGGAGAAGTCCCTGGCCTGCGTCACCGAGGAGCTCACCCGCTGCGAGCGGCTGGGCATCCCGCTGCTCATCCTCCACCCCGGCTCACACCCCGACACCGCCCGCGGCCTGGAGCGCATCGCCCACGGACTGGACGAAGTGCACCGCCGGTGCCCGGGCTTCCAGGCGCGCATCTGTCTGGAGGTGACGGCGGGCCAGGGCCACGCGCTGGGGTGGCGCTTCGAGCACCTGGAGGACATCCTCGGTCGCGTCAAGGAGGAGGACCGCCTGTCGGTGTGTCTGGACACCTGCCACCTCTTCGCGGCGGGGTATGACCTGTCCACGAAAAGGGGCTATGAGGCCGTGATGGCGGAGTGTGACCGGCGCGTGAGCCTGTCCCGCGTGGCGGCCTTCCACCTGAACGACTGCAAGAAGCCCCTGGGTTGCCGGGTGGACCGTCATGAGGAACCAGGCAAGGGGACAATCGGCCTGACGGCCTTTCGCTGCCTCATGAAGGATCCGCGCTTCGTCGACACCATTGGGGTGTTGGAAACACCCTTTCCGGAACGTTATGGGGAGAACATCCGACTTCTCGAATCCCTGTGCCGGAGGAAGTAA
- a CDS encoding Fic family protein codes for MKERYQDIDEKNEQLREYLDIYKDKQPAREFLDRFEMSWIYHDAALEGVVYTHQELMAALFPARTAAEASMIPVVLEIRNHKAVADYIREEAQGAKKQSALTLTTIKRMHDLFLGNTPEALAERARMERRERTEKELAKERDRAGLRKDMPLHRTYFHDITQPAKIQARLEKLVDHTASAEFREFHPIKQAAVVQHEFLQIFPFTEHSGKVGRMCSNLILLRNGYMPAVIHSIDRQRYYESFRGPVAVFRTVLMDAMENSLDNGVKYFRDLGRKYKTVE; via the coding sequence GTGAAGGAACGCTATCAAGACATCGACGAGAAGAACGAGCAGCTGCGCGAGTACCTCGACATCTACAAGGACAAGCAGCCAGCACGCGAGTTCCTCGACCGGTTCGAGATGTCGTGGATCTACCACGACGCCGCGCTCGAAGGCGTCGTGTACACGCACCAGGAGTTGATGGCCGCGCTCTTCCCGGCACGCACCGCCGCCGAGGCGTCCATGATTCCGGTCGTCCTGGAGATCCGCAACCACAAGGCGGTCGCGGACTACATCCGCGAGGAGGCGCAGGGCGCGAAGAAGCAGTCCGCGCTGACGCTCACCACCATCAAGCGGATGCACGACCTCTTCCTCGGCAACACGCCGGAGGCGCTCGCCGAGCGCGCGCGCATGGAGCGGCGCGAGCGCACGGAGAAGGAGCTGGCCAAGGAGCGCGACCGCGCGGGGCTGCGCAAGGACATGCCCCTGCACCGCACCTACTTCCACGACATCACCCAGCCGGCGAAGATCCAGGCCCGGCTGGAGAAGCTCGTGGACCACACCGCCAGCGCGGAGTTCCGCGAGTTCCACCCCATCAAGCAGGCGGCGGTGGTGCAGCATGAGTTCCTGCAGATCTTCCCCTTCACCGAGCACAGCGGGAAGGTGGGGCGCATGTGCAGCAACCTCATCCTGCTGCGCAACGGCTACATGCCCGCCGTCATCCACTCCATTGATCGGCAGCGCTACTACGAGTCCTTCCGGGGACCCGTGGCCGTCTTCCGCACGGTGTTGATGGACGCGATGGAGAACTCGCTCGACAACGGCGTGAAGTACTTCCGCGACCTGGGCCGCAAGTACAAGACCGTCGAGTAG
- a CDS encoding AAA family ATPase, whose protein sequence is MPPAGYAYEDNPFKLENPSVLDIAPSEPKSLEDTGLKIGLLADLGLKFLYYAGTGTGMGIAESMCLPWSGVVEHVVDFLAQEKLVDLRGGKGFGRASVEFALTEKGREYARDALTRSTYVGAAPVPIEQYNALITSQTEETPVVSQEDLVMALGHLTVSAELMDKLGPAVNSGRSLFLYGPPGNGKTSLAEAISHMFGGEVYVPHCLEIDNQIIKVYDRIIHTPVSLEIGSATGGGRRQTFEMDKRWLLCRRPAVVVGGELTLETLDLIYSESTRFYEAPFQVKANGGMLLIDDFGRQKVHPTDLLNRWIVPLEKRVDFLTLHTGKKFEIPFDQLLVFSTNLDPKELVDEAFLRRIKYKIEVGNPDEESYREIFRRVCEAAGIPYVDQAITYLVEHYYKPRSMEMRSCHPRDLVSLIRDAARYRQIPPALSKDLLDQACEVFLVNL, encoded by the coding sequence ATGCCTCCCGCCGGGTACGCGTACGAAGACAATCCGTTCAAGCTCGAGAACCCGTCCGTCCTCGACATCGCTCCGTCGGAGCCGAAGTCGCTGGAGGACACCGGCCTCAAGATTGGCCTGCTGGCCGACCTGGGCCTGAAGTTCCTCTACTACGCCGGCACCGGCACGGGCATGGGCATCGCGGAGAGCATGTGCCTGCCCTGGTCGGGCGTCGTCGAGCACGTGGTGGACTTCCTCGCGCAGGAGAAGCTCGTGGACCTGCGCGGCGGCAAGGGCTTTGGCCGCGCGTCCGTGGAGTTCGCCCTCACGGAGAAGGGCCGCGAGTACGCCCGCGACGCCCTCACCCGCTCCACCTACGTGGGCGCGGCCCCCGTCCCCATCGAGCAGTACAACGCGCTCATCACCAGCCAGACGGAGGAGACGCCCGTCGTCAGCCAGGAGGACCTGGTGATGGCCCTGGGCCACCTCACCGTGTCCGCGGAGCTGATGGACAAGCTGGGCCCGGCCGTGAACTCCGGCCGCTCGCTCTTCCTCTACGGCCCGCCCGGCAACGGCAAGACGAGCCTCGCGGAGGCCATCTCCCACATGTTCGGCGGCGAGGTGTACGTCCCGCACTGCCTCGAAATCGACAATCAGATCATCAAGGTCTACGACCGCATCATCCACACCCCCGTCTCGCTCGAAATCGGCTCGGCCACGGGCGGCGGCCGTCGGCAGACCTTCGAAATGGACAAGCGGTGGCTGCTCTGCCGCCGCCCCGCCGTGGTGGTGGGCGGCGAGCTGACGCTGGAGACGCTGGATCTCATCTATTCGGAGAGCACCCGCTTCTACGAGGCCCCGTTCCAGGTGAAGGCCAACGGCGGCATGCTCCTCATCGACGACTTCGGCCGCCAGAAGGTCCACCCCACGGACCTGCTCAACCGGTGGATCGTCCCCCTGGAGAAGCGGGTGGACTTCCTCACCCTCCACACGGGCAAGAAGTTCGAAATCCCGTTTGATCAGCTCCTGGTGTTCTCCACCAACCTGGACCCCAAGGAGCTGGTGGATGAGGCGTTCCTGCGCCGCATCAAGTACAAGATTGAAGTAGGCAATCCGGATGAAGAGTCCTACCGGGAGATCTTCCGCCGGGTGTGCGAGGCGGCGGGCATCCCCTACGTGGACCAGGCCATCACCTACCTCGTGGAGCACTACTACAAGCCGCGCAGCATGGAGATGCGCTCGTGCCACCCCCGGGACCTGGTGTCGCTCATCCGGGACGCGGCCCGGTACCGGCAGATTCCGCCCGCGCTCTCCAAGGACCTGCTGGACCAGGCGTGCGAAGTGTTCCTGGTGAACCTGTAG
- a CDS encoding branched-chain amino acid transaminase translates to MSSTSSSVLRAEHIWLDGKLVKWDEGGVHVMTHALHYGLGVFEGIRAYKTHDGRLAVFRLREHIRRLLDSAHIIMLNIPYTEDELVEATLDLLRKQKHLFANGAYLRPVAFMGDGAMGLGAVNPTRVAVTAWEWGSYLGDKGIREGIRAKVSSFTRMHVNVNMVRGKITGQYVNSIMAKREAVLAGYDEAILLDTSGFVAEASGENLFMVNKKGVIKTPPLSSPVLDGITRDTVLRLLRDTGRTVDEVTFTRDALYICNEIFFTGTAAEITPVREVDNRQVGEGKPGPISTFVQESYFKIVRGQDDRYADWLTYV, encoded by the coding sequence ATGAGCTCGACCTCATCCTCCGTACTGCGCGCCGAACACATCTGGCTCGATGGGAAGCTGGTGAAATGGGACGAGGGCGGCGTGCACGTGATGACGCACGCCCTCCACTATGGCCTGGGCGTCTTCGAGGGCATCCGCGCCTACAAGACCCATGACGGCCGGCTCGCCGTCTTCCGGCTGCGCGAACACATCCGGCGACTGCTGGACTCCGCGCACATCATCATGCTGAACATCCCCTACACCGAGGATGAGCTGGTGGAGGCCACGCTGGATCTTCTGCGCAAGCAGAAGCACCTGTTCGCCAACGGCGCCTACCTGCGCCCGGTGGCCTTCATGGGCGATGGCGCCATGGGCCTGGGCGCGGTGAACCCCACCCGCGTGGCCGTCACGGCCTGGGAGTGGGGCTCCTACCTGGGCGACAAGGGCATCCGCGAGGGCATCCGCGCCAAGGTCAGCTCCTTCACGCGCATGCACGTGAACGTGAACATGGTGCGCGGCAAGATCACCGGCCAGTACGTCAACTCCATCATGGCCAAGCGCGAGGCGGTGCTCGCCGGCTACGACGAGGCCATCCTCCTGGACACCAGCGGATTCGTCGCGGAGGCGTCCGGCGAGAACCTCTTCATGGTGAACAAGAAGGGCGTCATCAAGACCCCGCCCCTCTCCTCGCCCGTCCTCGACGGCATCACCCGCGACACCGTGCTGAGGCTGCTGCGCGACACCGGCCGCACGGTGGACGAGGTGACGTTCACCCGCGACGCGCTCTACATCTGCAACGAGATCTTCTTCACCGGCACCGCCGCGGAGATCACCCCCGTGCGGGAGGTGGACAACCGACAGGTGGGCGAGGGCAAGCCCGGCCCCATCAGCACCTTCGTCCAGGAGTCCTACTTCAAGATCGTCCGGGGCCAGGACGACCGCTATGCGGACTGGCTGACCTACGTTTGA
- a CDS encoding AAA family ATPase, with protein MSPPQLTPPIPSFASVEDAARRLEAVGYLSSPEIATAVFLADRMNKPILVEGPAGVGKTELARALALALDRGFIRLQCYEGLDEAKALYEWEYAKQLLYTQLLKDKIGEMTQGTKTLAEAADRLASGDAVFFSERFLLPRPILQAQLSEKPSLLLVDEIDKADPEFEAFLLEVLSDNAVTVPELGTIKAKHIPRVILTSNNARELSDALKRRCLHLHIDFPDRERELRIVRSRLPEVPQVLAEQVVEAVAAIRALDLKKAPSISETLDWAQSLTLLNAEALTSDVVAATLNLVLKYEGDIEKARAHLPQIAQA; from the coding sequence GTGAGCCCCCCTCAACTGACTCCCCCGATTCCGTCCTTCGCCAGCGTGGAAGACGCGGCGCGTCGCCTGGAGGCGGTGGGCTACCTGTCGTCCCCTGAAATCGCCACGGCGGTGTTCCTGGCGGACCGGATGAACAAGCCCATCCTGGTGGAGGGCCCCGCGGGCGTGGGCAAGACGGAGCTGGCGCGCGCCCTGGCCCTGGCGCTGGACCGGGGCTTCATCCGCCTGCAGTGCTACGAGGGCCTGGACGAGGCGAAGGCCCTCTATGAATGGGAGTACGCCAAGCAGCTGCTCTACACCCAGCTGCTCAAGGACAAGATTGGGGAGATGACGCAGGGCACGAAGACGCTGGCGGAGGCCGCGGACCGGCTCGCGTCCGGCGACGCGGTGTTCTTCTCCGAGCGCTTCCTGCTGCCCCGCCCCATCCTCCAGGCCCAGCTGTCGGAGAAGCCGTCGCTGCTGCTGGTGGACGAAATCGACAAGGCGGATCCGGAGTTCGAGGCCTTCCTGCTGGAGGTGCTCTCTGACAACGCCGTCACGGTGCCGGAGCTGGGCACCATCAAGGCGAAGCACATCCCGCGCGTCATCCTCACCAGCAACAACGCCCGGGAGCTGTCGGACGCGCTCAAGCGCCGCTGCCTGCACCTGCACATCGACTTCCCGGACCGCGAGCGCGAGCTGCGCATCGTCCGCTCGCGCCTGCCGGAGGTCCCCCAGGTGCTGGCCGAGCAGGTGGTGGAAGCCGTGGCCGCCATCCGCGCCCTGGACCTGAAGAAGGCCCCGTCCATCAGCGAGACGCTGGACTGGGCGCAGAGCCTGACCCTGCTCAACGCCGAAGCGCTCACGTCGGACGTGGTCGCCGCCACGCTCAACCTCGTGCTCAAGTACGAGGGCGACATCGAGAAGGCCCGCGCCCACCTGCCGCAGATCGCCCAGGCCTGA